The Paracoccus sp. MC1862 genome includes a window with the following:
- the infA gene encoding translation initiation factor IF-1, whose protein sequence is MAKEEMLEFPGVVKELLPNATFKVELENGHEIIAHMAGKMRKNRIRVLAGDKVQVEMNTYDLTKGRINYRFK, encoded by the coding sequence ATGGCCAAGGAAGAGATGCTCGAATTCCCCGGCGTCGTGAAGGAACTCCTGCCCAATGCGACGTTCAAGGTCGAGCTCGAAAACGGCCATGAGATCATCGCGCATATGGCAGGCAAGATGCGGAAGAACCGCATCCGGGTTCTGGCCGGCGACAAGGTGCAGGTGGAAATGAACACCTATGACCTGACCAAGGGGCGGATCAATTACCGCTTCAAGTAA
- a CDS encoding nucleoside triphosphate pyrophosphatase: MTASSKAVPRFVLASASPRRLELLAQIGIAPDAIIPADIDETPRKDETPRAYVARMAAEKAAAVSAVEDGVVLAADTTVVAGRRILGKPADEDEATAFLRLLSGRRHRVLTAVTVEAGGRARHRLVEATLRMRQLSAAEIADYVAGGDWRGKAGGYGIQGPAGAFVPWMQGSFTAVVGLPLSETAMLLAACGIVPGHAPDGVAR; encoded by the coding sequence ATTACCGCTTCAAGTAAGGCCGTTCCGCGATTCGTTCTGGCCTCGGCCAGCCCGCGCCGGCTGGAACTGCTGGCGCAGATCGGCATCGCGCCCGATGCCATCATCCCCGCCGACATCGACGAGACGCCCCGGAAGGACGAGACGCCGCGCGCCTATGTGGCCCGCATGGCCGCCGAGAAGGCCGCCGCCGTTTCGGCGGTCGAGGATGGCGTGGTGCTGGCCGCCGACACCACCGTGGTCGCCGGCCGCCGCATCCTCGGCAAGCCCGCCGACGAGGACGAGGCCACGGCCTTCCTGCGGCTGCTGTCCGGCCGCCGCCACCGGGTGCTGACCGCCGTCACCGTAGAGGCCGGGGGCCGCGCCCGGCACCGGCTGGTGGAAGCCACCCTGCGGATGCGCCAGCTTTCCGCCGCCGAGATCGCGGATTACGTCGCCGGCGGCGACTGGCGCGGCAAGGCCGGGGGCTACGGCATCCAGGGGCCTGCCGGCGCCTTCGTGCCGTGGATGCAGGGCTCGTTCACTGCTGTCGTCGGCCTGCCGCTGTCGGAAACCGCCATGCTGCTTGCGGCCTGCGGGATCGTTCCGGGCCACGCCCCCGATGGAGTTGCCAGATGA
- a CDS encoding ribonuclease E/G — translation MKGRQVVLGQQWGREAAALMVDGRVEDLLFDLSALTTLPPGAICRAVVDRLVKGQGGVFVRLPEGERGFLRDARGLSEGQVLIVQVTGAPDDGKAIPVSQRVLFRGQTAIATPGAPGVNVSRRIRDEERRARLVALGSAALEGGAESLGLVMRSAAAGAEDEEIADELSQIVTLATAVMSDTQGRPELLVDAELPWRAAWIDWADPPPDDVDDSDDAFDSHGVTAAIDALLDPELDLPGGGFAVIEATRALVAVDVNTGRDTSPAAALKANIALARDLPRQLRLRGLGGQVVIDFAPMPKRDRGTLEQVLRAAFKAEGTETTLVGWTAMGLYELNRKRDRVPLVAVALAGEDE, via the coding sequence ATGAAGGGACGCCAGGTCGTTCTGGGCCAGCAATGGGGCCGCGAGGCCGCCGCCCTGATGGTCGATGGCCGGGTCGAGGATCTGCTGTTCGACCTTTCCGCCCTGACCACCCTGCCGCCGGGCGCGATCTGCCGCGCTGTGGTGGACCGGCTGGTCAAGGGGCAGGGCGGCGTCTTCGTCCGCCTGCCGGAAGGCGAGCGCGGCTTTCTGCGCGATGCGCGCGGCCTGTCCGAAGGGCAGGTGCTGATCGTGCAGGTGACGGGGGCGCCCGACGACGGCAAGGCCATCCCGGTCAGCCAGCGCGTCCTGTTCCGCGGCCAGACGGCCATCGCGACTCCGGGTGCGCCGGGCGTGAATGTCTCGCGCCGCATCCGTGACGAGGAACGACGGGCCCGGCTGGTGGCGCTTGGCTCTGCGGCGCTGGAGGGGGGAGCGGAAAGCCTGGGCCTCGTGATGCGAAGCGCTGCTGCCGGTGCCGAGGACGAGGAAATCGCCGACGAGCTGTCCCAGATTGTCACGCTGGCGACCGCGGTGATGAGCGACACCCAGGGCCGTCCCGAACTGCTGGTCGATGCCGAACTGCCCTGGCGCGCCGCCTGGATCGACTGGGCCGATCCCCCGCCCGACGATGTGGACGACAGCGACGACGCCTTTGACAGTCATGGCGTCACTGCCGCGATCGACGCCCTGCTGGACCCGGAGCTTGACCTGCCCGGCGGCGGCTTCGCGGTGATCGAGGCGACCCGGGCGCTGGTCGCCGTGGACGTGAACACCGGCCGCGACACCTCGCCGGCCGCGGCGCTCAAGGCCAATATCGCGCTGGCCCGCGACCTGCCGCGGCAGTTGCGGCTGCGGGGCCTGGGCGGGCAAGTGGTGATCGACTTCGCCCCCATGCCGAAACGCGACCGCGGCACGCTGGAACAGGTGCTGCGCGCCGCCTTCAAGGCCGAGGGCACGGAAACCACGCTGGTCGGATGGACCGCGATGGGTCTTTACGAGTTGAACCGCAAGCGCGACCGTGTTCCCCTGGTCGCCGTCGCCCTTGCGGGAGAAGACGAATGA
- a CDS encoding DNA gyrase inhibitor YacG: MTCPICGKPAVPDYRPFCSKRCADVDLARWLRGDYAIPGEPAGDIPRPGNED, encoded by the coding sequence ATGACCTGCCCCATCTGCGGCAAGCCCGCGGTGCCGGACTATCGCCCCTTCTGTTCCAAGCGCTGCGCGGATGTGGATCTCGCACGCTGGCTGCGCGGCGACTATGCCATCCCCGGCGAGCCTGCGGGCGACATCCCACGCCCGGGGAACGAGGATTGA